GGTGGGAGTCCACAACCTGCCTCTGGTGAAGTACCTGATCAATCAACTGCGCCAGAGCGAAGCCGATCGGATGGATGCAGTGCGAGCCTTTCTGCCGGAGGCCAATGCGGAGCACTGGAGTCTGTCGGTGGCCGGTCAGCGCGTGCAGATCATCAAACGCACACCTGATGGCGGTCGCCTGCAGATGGGCACAGAAGTGGTCAGTGCAGCAGATGGATCCCTTGCCGCGCTGCTTGGTGCTTCCCCTGGGGCCAGCACGTCCGTGCAGATCATGGTGGAGGTGCTGGAGCGTTGCTTTGCCTCAAAGCTGGCCACGCAGGCCTGGCAAGAGCGACTGCAGCAGCTAATTCCCAGCTACCGGCGAGATCTCAACAGCGATGCCGAGCTATTGATGCGCACCCGAGAGCGCACTGATGCGCTGCTGGGTCTAAGCGTCTGAACCTGTTGGCTTGCGCATGCGTTTCTGGATCACTCCCGCCACAATCGCCAAGGCGAACATGCCGAAAACAGCTCCGATCAGCAAGAGTTTGCCGCCGCTGAAAATCCCAGCGCCCAGGGCCACGATCGGTGCACTGCTGAGCAACACACTCACCAGCAACGGCAGCGCGAACGCCCGCCAGGGGATGCCTCCGAGGCCAGCGGCATAGCTCACGAAATCAAACAGGCCCGTCATCAGCAGCCCGGTGAGCAGAAACGGATTGCCCTCCAGTTGATTTTTACTGAAGCGTTCAATGGTGGTCATCGCTCCTTCTCCCACCAGTTTCTGGATTGGGCCGCGCCCATAGTTGCTGGCCAGCAGGAAGGCGGCCTGGCAGAAGATCAGATCGCACACCACGATTGTGATGAAGCCAGTCTGGAAGCCCAGCAGCGCTCCGGCCAGGAGTGAGTAAGCCGTGCTGGGTAGTGCTGGCAGGATGATGCTCACGCCGCGCAGGAACAGGATCCCTAAGGGGGCCCAGAACCCCAAGCGCTCCACCTGCGCTCGGATCGGCTCAAGACCGTGCACGTTGATGAGGTGAAACAGCACGGCGAGTCCGGCAATCACAGCTGCAATCAGCAGGAATCGGCGAAAGCGCGGCACAGGTGGGGAGGTTCAGCGTGCTGATGACC
Above is a window of Synechococcus sp. BIOS-U3-1 DNA encoding:
- a CDS encoding TVP38/TMEM64 family protein; protein product: MPRFRRFLLIAAVIAGLAVLFHLINVHGLEPIRAQVERLGFWAPLGILFLRGVSIILPALPSTAYSLLAGALLGFQTGFITIVVCDLIFCQAAFLLASNYGRGPIQKLVGEGAMTTIERFSKNQLEGNPFLLTGLLMTGLFDFVSYAAGLGGIPWRAFALPLLVSVLLSSAPIVALGAGIFSGGKLLLIGAVFGMFALAIVAGVIQKRMRKPTGSDA